The proteins below come from a single Ptychodera flava strain L36383 chromosome 6, AS_Pfla_20210202, whole genome shotgun sequence genomic window:
- the LOC139135264 gene encoding golgin subfamily A member 6-like protein 25 yields MEGAEPEENVPDVQQQPAVEQSKSEAEPSAPEETAVPEQKAETSTQDEKAETGELSKDSLEGVQKENRKLRAKYKKMKKEIEELKSTKESLETELLELKEKTNAQAETIKTLEEKLQKCESESGSSSVSDIKEKAKQTDGLKVQADYLTRQVLQTQESETYLRQRLAEALEAQEESERKMKDLQVRLKRFIKDDQTKDERIMKMEQELKDITQQVEELEKYVDADQVQRIRKEAGSSISSMNGRGSNLSQMSKLDDSPTKSKVCTIL; encoded by the coding sequence ATGGAAGGTGCTGAACCAGAAGAGAATGTTCCTGACGTGCAGCAGCAACCAGCTGTGGAGCAGTCGAAAAGTGAAGCCGAACCATCAGCTCCGGAAGAAACTGCTGTACCTGAACAGAAAGCAGAAACCTCGACTCAAGATGAGAAAGCCGAAACAGGTGAACTTTCTAAAGACTCTCTGGAAGGAgtacaaaaagaaaacagaaaactgCGGGCCAAGtacaaaaagatgaaaaaagaaattgaagAGTTGAAAAGTACTAAAGAGAGCCTTGAAACTGAACTTCTTGAATTGAAAGAAAAGACAAACGCGCAGGCTGAAACTATCAAGACGTTGGAAGAGAAACTGCAAAAGTGTGAATCTGAATCAGGGTCGAGTAGTGTCAGTGATATCAAGGAGAAAGCAAAGCAGACTGACGGGTTGAAAGTTCAGGCAGATTACTTGACACGTCAGGTTCTGCAAACCCAAGAAAGCGAAACTTATCTACGACAGCGACTGGCCGAAGCGTTGGAGGCTCAGGAAGAGAGCGAGCGCAAGATGAAAGATCTGCAGGTCCGACTGAAACGTTTCATCAAGGACGACCAGACAAAGGATGAAAGAATCATGAAGATGGAGCAGGAATTGAAAGACATCACTCAGCAAGTCGAGGAACTTGAAAAGTACGTCGATGCCGATCAAGTTCAGAGAATCAGGAAAGAGGCTGGTAGCAGTATATCATCAATGAACGGCCGAGGATCAAATCTCAGCCAAATGTCAAAGTTGGACGACTCACCAACAAAATCTAAAGTTTGcacaattttgtaa
- the LOC139135261 gene encoding uncharacterized protein, giving the protein MGCGMSSRFKRSRPSVSVTESTQQEFLTETEVEAVGTAVRTVAVSSDSTKGTSRRTKSVGSLFHSRKVCSFDDTVDSSVKTTISPKRRSSFAAQDESDKEQFELPGKINVETQRDFAKLRSVDERQSLSTEDSEPNITTAASSSIFGASSGIEAGESSNGSIGTEGNDRASLDSGFPLNDSGTKSAVVDKTIITSNGSCDNKLHDLRDEDITRLVVKEDETELSNGHANSFSDGHLEHSDDSFRNIKVNGGPASVGAMPDEGQLCAIHKDTGIHAEIKRGNAESNPGDNISMQQQNGGSSEAHVCKCPKQKIGVNTLEQIVEVGKMVSNPAEHSIIYESPEEVKTLRNGDRCTSTSVTLSDVADEESHGIGVTKATVSPIEHPHIDGDVAEDELWPGLVVVHVHQDFFNDFDDCFDDDEILTSVTAS; this is encoded by the coding sequence ATGGGCTGTGGAATGAGCTCACGCTTCAAGCGAAGTAGACCCTCTGTAAGCGTAACAGAGAGCACCCAACAAGAATTTTTGACGGAGACCGAAGTCGAAGCGGTAGGTACGGCGGTGCGCACAGTTGCAGTTAGCAGTGACAGTACCAAGGGAACGAGCAGAAGGACCAAATCCGTCGGTTCGCTTTTTCATTCAAGAAAGGTTTGTAGCTTTGACGACACGGTCGATAGTTCGGTTAAGACTACGATATCGCCGAAACGTCGATCGTCGTTCGCTGCGCAAGATGAATCTGACAAGGAACAATTTGAACTCCCCGGTAAGATTAACGTAGAAACGCAGAGAGACTTTGCAAAGTTGAGAAGTGTCGATGAGAGACAGAGTTTATCAACTGAGGACAGCGAGCCGAACATCACGACGGCGGCATCGTCATCGATTTTCGGTGCTTCGTCAGGCATTGAAGCTGGCGAGAGCAGCAATGGAAGTATTGGCACAGAAGGGAACGACAGGGCTTCTTTGGACAGTGGGTTTCCGCTTAATGACAGCGGCACTAAAAGTGCTGTGGTCGACAAAACTATTATTACCAGCAATGGCAGCTGTGACAATAAATTGCATGATCTTAGAGACGAGGACATAACTCGGCTTGTCGTCAAGGAAGATGAAACCGAATTATCGAACGGTCATGCCAATAGTTTTAGCGATGGGCACTTAGAACATTCCGACGACAGCTTCAGAAACATCAAAGTAAATGGAGGGCCTGCTTCTGTAGGAGCAATGCCCGATGAAGGCCAACTTTGTGCAATTCACAAAGATACAGGTATCCATGCAGAAATCAAGAGGGGTAATGCTGAGAGTAATCCAGGCGACAACATCTCCATGCAACAGCAGAATGGTGGAAGCAGCGAAGCGCACGTGTGTAAATGTCCCAAGCAGAAGATAGGCGTGAACACACTCGAGCAGATTGTAGAAGTGGGCAAGATGGTTTCAAATCCTGCTGAACACAGCATCATCTACGAAAGCCCAGAGGAGGTGAAGACACTCAGAAACGGAGATAGATGCACATCTACTTCAGTGACTTTAAGTGATGTTGCAGATGAAGAATCTCATGGCATCGGTGTCACCAAGGCAACTGTCTCACCGATTGAACATCCGCATATTGATGGAGATGTCGCAGAAGATGAACTGTGGCCAGGCTTAGTTGTTGTGCACGTACATCAAGATTTCTTCAATG